In one window of Streptomyces sp. NBC_01224 DNA:
- a CDS encoding substrate-binding domain-containing protein — MPETSRRGLLFGTAAVSAGALLTACTSNEPKKSETAQSNQPAADNKPGKPVTIGFAGPQADHGWLNAINENAKSRAAKYSEVTLEITEGSNDTAAQIGQVKTLINKKVDVLVILPADGKALTQVGLEAMKAGIPVVNLDRIFASPQAYRCWVGGDNYGMGLNAGTYIGEQLKDKANAKVVELAGIDNLELTKQRSQGFADALKNYPNIKLVARQAADFTVESGQAKMAQLLQAQKKFDALWNHDDDQGVGALRAIQQAGRDEFLMVGGAGAKSAMDAIKADDSVLKATVLYPPTMAASAIDLARALGQGKGIGGLAELEIPTSLTLYSAVVTKENIDQYLPTGFS, encoded by the coding sequence ATGCCAGAAACCAGCCGCAGAGGACTGCTCTTCGGCACCGCAGCAGTCTCCGCGGGCGCCCTCCTCACCGCCTGTACCAGCAACGAGCCCAAGAAGTCGGAGACGGCGCAGAGCAATCAGCCCGCCGCCGACAACAAGCCCGGCAAGCCCGTCACCATCGGCTTCGCGGGCCCGCAGGCCGACCACGGCTGGCTCAATGCCATCAACGAGAACGCCAAGTCGCGGGCGGCGAAGTACTCCGAGGTGACCCTGGAGATCACCGAGGGCTCCAACGACACCGCCGCCCAGATCGGCCAGGTCAAGACCCTCATCAACAAGAAGGTCGACGTCCTCGTCATCCTCCCCGCCGACGGCAAGGCGCTCACCCAGGTCGGTCTGGAGGCGATGAAGGCGGGCATCCCCGTCGTCAACCTGGACCGGATCTTCGCCTCGCCGCAGGCGTACCGCTGCTGGGTCGGCGGCGACAACTACGGCATGGGCCTCAACGCCGGTACGTACATCGGCGAGCAGCTCAAGGACAAGGCGAACGCCAAGGTCGTCGAGCTGGCCGGCATCGACAACCTGGAGCTCACCAAGCAGCGCAGCCAGGGCTTCGCCGACGCGCTGAAGAACTACCCCAACATCAAACTGGTGGCCCGTCAGGCCGCCGATTTCACCGTCGAGTCGGGCCAGGCGAAGATGGCCCAACTCCTTCAGGCACAGAAGAAGTTCGACGCCCTGTGGAACCACGACGACGACCAGGGCGTGGGCGCGCTGCGCGCCATTCAGCAGGCGGGCCGCGACGAGTTCCTGATGGTCGGCGGCGCCGGCGCCAAGTCCGCGATGGATGCCATCAAGGCCGACGACAGCGTGCTGAAGGCCACCGTTCTCTACCCGCCGACGATGGCCGCGTCCGCCATCGACCTGGCCCGCGCCCTCGGACAGGGCAAGGGCATCGGCGGCCTGGCCGAACTGGAGATCCCGACCAGTCTCACCCTCTACTCGGCCGTGGTCACCAAGGAGAACATCGACCAGTACCTGCCCACGGGCTTCAGCTGA
- a CDS encoding GntR family transcriptional regulator: protein MLSTGLPQGAVPKLERPGPLRERVYEALLELISTRALRPGQHLVESELAGHLGVSRQPVREALQRLNTEGWVDLRPAQGAFVHEPTEDEADQLLSVRTLLEAEAARLAAANSGAAGIAALEELCAKGEQAVADDDVDLAVATNAAFHAKVMELAGSVVLSELAGQVDRRARWYYTPVARRRGTRSWIEHRSLIAAISSRDERRATEIMRAHTEHTRKTYHQREEGQ from the coding sequence ATGTTGTCCACAGGACTGCCTCAAGGGGCTGTGCCGAAGCTGGAGCGGCCCGGTCCGCTACGCGAGCGCGTGTACGAGGCGCTGCTCGAGCTCATATCGACGCGTGCGCTCCGTCCCGGCCAGCATCTGGTCGAGAGCGAGCTGGCCGGCCATCTCGGAGTGTCCAGGCAGCCGGTGCGGGAGGCACTGCAGCGGCTGAACACCGAGGGCTGGGTCGATCTGCGGCCCGCCCAGGGTGCGTTCGTCCATGAGCCCACCGAGGACGAGGCGGACCAGCTGCTCTCGGTCCGCACCCTCCTGGAGGCCGAGGCCGCCCGTCTTGCCGCGGCCAACTCCGGCGCTGCCGGGATCGCCGCCCTGGAGGAGCTCTGCGCCAAGGGTGAGCAGGCCGTCGCCGACGACGACGTGGACCTGGCGGTCGCCACCAACGCGGCCTTCCATGCCAAGGTCATGGAGCTGGCGGGCAGTGTCGTCCTCTCCGAGCTCGCCGGACAGGTGGACCGCCGGGCGCGCTGGTACTACACCCCGGTGGCCCGCCGGCGCGGCACCCGGTCCTGGATCGAGCACCGCTCGCTCATCGCGGCGATCTCCTCACGCGACGAGCGGCGGGCCACGGAGATCATGCGGGCGCACACGGAACACACGCGCAAGACGTACCACCAGCGCGAAGAGGGCCAGTAG
- a CDS encoding ABC transporter permease, protein MTQPVSSAQQGGPDKGAAPAPVAEPRRKDGPSRTFGLRADVRNLSLLGVLAVLVAVGGFTEPDAFLDTGNLQLILTQSSVIGVVTVGMTFVITSGGIDLSVGAMVALASVWATTLATQEYGFAGILFTAVIVGLGAGLVNGVLIAYGRMVPFIATLAMLASARGLALQITDGKTQIVTVKSVLDLGLPDSYVLGIPPLVMMFAAVTVIGWLVLNRTTFGRRTVAVGGNAEAARLAGIDVRRQRLYLYLLSGLCCGIAAFMLIILSGSGQNTNGNLYELDAIAAAIIGGTLLSGGRGTIVGSVLGVLVFTTITNIFALNNLQSDVQQIAKGAIIVAAVLVQRRTSAHGET, encoded by the coding sequence ATGACGCAGCCCGTTTCCTCGGCGCAGCAGGGCGGGCCGGACAAGGGGGCCGCCCCCGCCCCGGTCGCCGAACCCCGTAGGAAGGACGGACCTTCGCGCACCTTCGGCCTGCGCGCGGACGTCCGCAACCTCTCGCTCCTCGGCGTTCTCGCCGTACTTGTCGCCGTCGGCGGATTCACCGAGCCCGATGCCTTCCTGGACACCGGGAACCTTCAGCTGATCCTGACCCAGTCGTCCGTCATCGGCGTCGTCACCGTCGGGATGACCTTCGTCATCACCAGCGGCGGCATCGACCTGTCGGTCGGTGCGATGGTCGCGCTCGCCTCCGTCTGGGCGACCACGCTCGCCACCCAGGAGTACGGCTTCGCAGGGATTCTGTTCACCGCCGTGATCGTGGGACTCGGTGCAGGGCTGGTGAACGGGGTGCTCATCGCGTACGGCCGGATGGTGCCGTTCATCGCGACGCTGGCCATGCTCGCCTCGGCCCGCGGGCTCGCTCTCCAGATCACCGACGGCAAGACCCAGATCGTCACCGTCAAGTCGGTCCTCGACCTGGGCCTGCCCGACTCGTACGTCCTCGGTATCCCGCCCCTGGTCATGATGTTCGCCGCGGTGACCGTCATCGGCTGGCTGGTGCTGAACCGCACGACCTTCGGACGGCGTACGGTCGCGGTCGGCGGCAACGCGGAAGCGGCCAGGCTGGCCGGTATCGACGTACGACGGCAGCGGCTCTACCTCTATCTGCTCTCCGGGCTGTGCTGCGGCATCGCCGCCTTCATGCTGATCATCCTTTCCGGCTCGGGACAGAACACCAACGGCAATCTGTACGAGCTCGACGCCATCGCAGCCGCGATCATCGGCGGCACCCTGCTCAGCGGCGGACGCGGCACCATCGTCGGCTCCGTGCTCGGTGTCCTCGTCTTCACCACCATCACCAACATCTTCGCTCTCAACAATCTGCAGAGCGACGTCCAGCAGATCGCCAAGGGCGCGATCATCGTCGCGGCCGTCCTGGTCCAGCGCCGCACATCGGCGCACGGGGAGACCTGA
- a CDS encoding sugar phosphate isomerase/epimerase family protein gives MPRPFTLFTGQWADLPLEEVCRLARDFGYDGLELACWGDHFEVDKALADPGYLDGRRQLLDKYGLKCWAISNHLVGQAVCDNPIDERHQGILPARIWGDGEPEGVRQRAAEEIKNTARAAAAFGVRTVIGFTGSSIWHLVAMFPPVPPQMIERGYEDFAERWNPILDVFDAEGVRFAHEVHPSEIAYDYWTTHRALEAVGHRAAFGLNFDPSHFVWQDLDPVNFLYDFRDRIYHVDCKEARRRLDGRNGRLGSHLPWGDPRRGWDFVSAGHGDVPWEDVFRMLRSIEYEGPISVEWEDAGMDRLAGAPEALATLKRYDFEPPSASFDAAFGGGD, from the coding sequence ATGCCCCGTCCCTTCACACTCTTCACCGGCCAGTGGGCCGACCTGCCGCTGGAGGAGGTCTGCCGGCTCGCCCGGGACTTCGGGTACGACGGGCTCGAACTCGCCTGCTGGGGCGACCACTTCGAGGTCGACAAGGCTCTGGCCGACCCCGGCTATCTGGACGGGCGGCGGCAGCTGCTCGACAAGTACGGACTGAAGTGCTGGGCGATCTCCAACCACCTCGTCGGCCAGGCCGTCTGCGACAACCCGATCGATGAACGGCATCAGGGGATCCTGCCGGCACGGATCTGGGGCGACGGTGAACCCGAAGGGGTGCGTCAACGAGCCGCAGAGGAGATCAAGAACACCGCCCGTGCGGCCGCCGCCTTCGGGGTGCGTACGGTCATCGGCTTCACCGGCTCCTCGATCTGGCACCTGGTCGCGATGTTCCCGCCCGTCCCGCCGCAGATGATCGAGCGGGGTTACGAGGACTTCGCCGAGCGCTGGAACCCGATCCTGGACGTCTTCGACGCGGAGGGCGTGCGGTTCGCCCACGAGGTGCACCCCAGCGAGATCGCGTACGACTACTGGACCACGCACCGTGCTCTGGAGGCCGTCGGCCACCGGGCCGCGTTCGGGCTGAACTTCGACCCCAGTCACTTCGTCTGGCAGGACCTCGACCCGGTCAACTTCCTGTACGACTTCCGGGACCGGATCTACCACGTGGACTGCAAGGAGGCCCGCAGGAGGCTGGACGGCCGCAATGGCCGCCTCGGCTCCCATCTGCCGTGGGGCGACCCGCGGCGCGGCTGGGACTTCGTCTCCGCCGGGCACGGTGACGTGCCGTGGGAGGACGTCTTCCGGATGCTCCGGTCCATCGAGTACGAGGGGCCGATCTCCGTCGAGTGGGAGGACGCGGGGATGGACCGGCTGGCGGGTGCGCCGGAAGCGCTTGCCACGCTGAAGCGGTATGACTTCGAGCCGCCGTCGGCGTCGTTCGACGCGGCGTTCGGGGGCGGGGACTGA
- a CDS encoding beta-ketoacyl-ACP synthase III, translating into MTGSRVVALGHYQPAKVLTNDELAAMVDTSDEWITSRVGIKTRHVGGPDEPVDEMAAHAGAKALAAAGLQPAEVDLVLVATSTAIDRSPSMSARVAARLGMGSPAVMDINVVCSGFTHALATADHAIRAGAAERVLVIGADKMADIADWTDRSTCVLLGDGAGAAVVVADPDGGDRPGIGPVLWGSVPEMGNAVRIEGTPPRFAQEGQSVYRWATTQLPPIARRVCEKAGVAPEDLAAVVLHQANLRIIEPVARKIGAVNAVIARDVVDSGNTSAASIPMALSKLVERGEVHSGGPVLLFGFGGNLSYAGQVIRCP; encoded by the coding sequence ATGACCGGCTCACGTGTCGTGGCGCTCGGCCACTATCAGCCCGCCAAGGTACTCACCAACGACGAGCTGGCGGCCATGGTCGACACCAGTGACGAGTGGATCACCAGTCGCGTCGGCATCAAGACCCGCCATGTCGGAGGCCCTGACGAGCCGGTGGACGAGATGGCCGCGCACGCAGGGGCCAAGGCGCTCGCCGCGGCGGGGCTGCAGCCCGCCGAAGTCGATCTGGTTCTTGTCGCGACCTCCACCGCGATCGACCGTTCGCCGAGCATGTCGGCCCGGGTCGCCGCCCGGCTCGGCATGGGCTCACCCGCGGTGATGGACATCAATGTCGTCTGCTCCGGCTTCACGCACGCCCTCGCCACCGCCGACCATGCGATCAGGGCGGGCGCGGCCGAGCGCGTCCTCGTCATCGGCGCCGACAAGATGGCGGACATCGCGGACTGGACCGACCGCAGCACCTGTGTCCTGCTCGGCGACGGAGCCGGTGCGGCGGTCGTCGTCGCGGACCCGGACGGCGGCGACCGGCCTGGGATCGGCCCCGTGCTGTGGGGCTCGGTGCCGGAGATGGGGAACGCGGTACGGATCGAGGGGACGCCCCCGCGGTTCGCGCAGGAGGGGCAGTCCGTGTACCGCTGGGCCACCACGCAGCTGCCGCCCATCGCCCGCAGGGTGTGCGAAAAGGCCGGCGTCGCGCCCGAGGATCTGGCCGCGGTGGTACTGCATCAGGCCAATCTGAGGATCATCGAACCGGTCGCCAGGAAGATCGGTGCGGTCAACGCGGTCATCGCCCGGGATGTCGTGGATTCGGGTAATACATCCGCGGCATCTATCCCGATGGCCCTGTCCAAGCTGGTGGAGCGCGGCGAGGTGCACAGCGGCGGGCCGGTGCTGCTTTTCGGCTTCGGCGGGAATCTCTCGTACGCGGGTCAGGTGATCCGCTGTCCCTGA
- a CDS encoding Gfo/Idh/MocA family protein: MARREETDQEAAAPPPTYRPMTSAPTLGVGMVGYAFMGAAHSQGWRTAGHVFELPMKPALAAICGRDRAAVEAAAARHGWAAAETDWRALIARDDVQLVDICTPGDSHAEIAIAALEAGKHVLCEKPLANTVAEAEAMTEAAERAAARGQVAMVGFNYRKVPAITYARQLIAEGRIGTLRHVRATYLQDWLVDPDSPLTWRLKREHAGSGALGDLGAHIVDLAQYLAGELLVGVSAVSETFVTQRPLLDGPSAGLFGAADSAARGAVTVDDAALFTGRLASGALASFEATRMAAGRKNALRLEINGERGSLAFDLERLNELSFHDHTEPATTAGFRRILVTEPQHPYLEAWWPPGHALGYEHTFIHQARDLVRTIAEGTAPAPSFADGLQVQRVLAAVEESAEKNSVHTPVVL, translated from the coding sequence ATGGCCCGTAGGGAAGAGACGGATCAGGAGGCCGCAGCGCCGCCGCCGACGTATCGGCCGATGACGAGTGCGCCGACGCTCGGAGTCGGCATGGTCGGATACGCGTTCATGGGCGCCGCCCATTCGCAGGGGTGGCGCACCGCGGGACACGTCTTCGAGCTGCCGATGAAACCGGCTCTCGCCGCGATCTGCGGACGCGACCGGGCAGCGGTCGAGGCGGCGGCCGCCCGCCACGGCTGGGCTGCGGCGGAGACCGACTGGCGGGCCCTGATCGCCCGGGACGATGTGCAGCTCGTCGACATCTGCACCCCCGGCGACAGCCATGCCGAGATTGCCATCGCCGCCCTGGAGGCGGGCAAACACGTGCTGTGCGAGAAGCCGCTCGCCAACACGGTCGCCGAGGCCGAGGCCATGACCGAGGCAGCGGAGCGCGCGGCGGCCCGCGGTCAGGTGGCGATGGTGGGCTTCAACTACCGCAAGGTGCCCGCTATCACGTACGCCCGGCAGCTGATCGCCGAGGGGAGGATCGGCACCCTGAGGCATGTCCGCGCCACCTACCTCCAGGACTGGCTCGTCGATCCCGATTCCCCGCTCACCTGGCGGCTGAAGCGGGAGCACGCAGGCTCGGGAGCGCTCGGCGACCTGGGGGCGCACATCGTCGACCTGGCCCAGTATCTGGCGGGGGAGCTGCTGGTCGGGGTGTCGGCGGTCAGTGAGACGTTCGTGACGCAGCGGCCGCTGCTCGACGGTCCGTCGGCCGGGCTCTTCGGCGCTGCGGACTCGGCCGCGCGAGGAGCGGTGACCGTCGACGACGCGGCCCTGTTCACCGGCCGGCTGGCCTCCGGGGCGTTGGCCTCGTTCGAGGCGACCCGGATGGCGGCCGGTCGGAAGAACGCGCTGCGGCTGGAGATCAACGGGGAGCGCGGCTCGCTCGCCTTCGATCTGGAACGGCTCAACGAGCTGTCCTTCCACGACCACACAGAACCCGCCACCACGGCAGGGTTCCGGCGCATCCTCGTCACCGAACCCCAACATCCCTACCTGGAGGCGTGGTGGCCGCCGGGCCACGCCCTGGGCTACGAGCACACCTTCATCCACCAGGCCCGTGATCTGGTGCGGACGATTGCCGAAGGGACTGCCCCCGCACCGTCGTTCGCCGATGGACTGCAGGTGCAGCGGGTGCTCGCAGCGGTGGAGGAGAGCGCCGAGAAGAACTCCGTACACACCCCCGTAGTTCTCTAG
- a CDS encoding sugar ABC transporter ATP-binding protein, translating into MAPEPPLLTMSGITKSFPGVRALDGVDLEVQAGEVHCLLGQNGAGKSTLIKVLAGAHQPDDGEITWRGEPAALKSPIAAMRLGIATIYQELDLVEGLSVAENVFLGHEPTTARFVVRTREGRTAAAALLKRLGHPEIDPARPVGELPAAQQQIVSMARALSHDVRLIVMDEPSAALDPDEVDNLFRIVAALTADGVAVVYISHRLEEIRRIGDRVTVLKDGRAVAVGLPAKSTPTRDIVAMMTGRNVEYVFPPRTTGGAGATVAEPVLKVEGLARKGEFDPLDLELRPGEIVGLAGLVGSGRSEILETVYGARKPSAGRVTVAGKQLRPGSVRAAVAAGIGLAPEERKAQALLMLESVTRNVSVSSMSRFSRAGWLDRGAERRAARTATRELSLRPDNPDTPVRTLSGGNQQKAVLARWLLRGCRVLLLDEPTRGVDVGARAELYAVIRRLADEGLAVLLVSSEVPEVLGLADRVLVLREGRVVHAAGARELDEHRVLDLVMEGSPTS; encoded by the coding sequence ATGGCACCGGAACCACCCCTGCTCACCATGTCCGGCATCACCAAGTCGTTCCCCGGAGTACGGGCCCTCGACGGCGTGGACCTGGAGGTCCAGGCCGGCGAAGTCCACTGTCTCCTAGGGCAGAACGGCGCCGGCAAGTCCACCCTCATCAAGGTGCTCGCCGGGGCCCATCAGCCCGACGACGGCGAGATCACCTGGCGCGGTGAACCGGCCGCGCTCAAGTCGCCCATCGCCGCGATGCGCCTGGGTATCGCCACCATCTACCAGGAACTCGACCTGGTCGAGGGCCTGTCGGTCGCCGAGAACGTCTTCCTCGGTCACGAACCCACCACTGCCCGCTTCGTCGTCCGCACCCGCGAGGGCCGCACGGCGGCCGCCGCACTGCTGAAGCGTCTCGGCCACCCGGAGATCGACCCGGCCAGGCCGGTCGGCGAACTGCCCGCCGCCCAGCAGCAGATCGTCTCCATGGCGCGGGCGCTCTCCCATGACGTACGGCTCATCGTGATGGACGAGCCGTCCGCCGCACTCGACCCCGACGAGGTCGACAACCTCTTCCGTATCGTCGCCGCCCTCACCGCCGACGGGGTCGCCGTCGTCTACATCTCGCACCGCCTGGAGGAGATCCGCAGGATCGGCGACCGGGTGACCGTGCTCAAGGACGGCCGGGCCGTCGCCGTGGGGCTGCCCGCCAAGTCCACACCGACACGAGACATCGTTGCCATGATGACCGGCCGCAATGTCGAGTACGTCTTCCCGCCGCGTACCACGGGCGGCGCGGGAGCGACAGTGGCGGAGCCGGTACTGAAGGTCGAAGGACTGGCCAGGAAGGGCGAATTCGACCCGCTGGACCTCGAGCTGAGGCCCGGCGAGATCGTAGGTCTGGCCGGACTCGTCGGATCGGGGCGCTCCGAGATCCTGGAGACCGTCTACGGCGCCCGCAAGCCGAGCGCCGGACGGGTCACCGTGGCCGGCAAACAGCTCCGGCCCGGCAGCGTCCGCGCGGCCGTTGCCGCAGGCATCGGGCTCGCCCCCGAGGAACGCAAGGCGCAGGCCCTGCTGATGCTCGAATCCGTCACCCGCAATGTCTCCGTCTCCTCCATGTCCCGCTTCTCCAGGGCAGGTTGGCTCGACCGTGGGGCCGAGCGCCGGGCGGCCCGAACCGCCACCCGCGAGCTCTCCCTGCGCCCCGACAACCCGGACACCCCCGTCCGCACGCTCTCCGGCGGCAATCAGCAGAAAGCCGTCCTGGCCCGCTGGCTGCTGCGCGGCTGTCGGGTGCTGCTGCTCGACGAACCGACCCGCGGTGTCGACGTCGGCGCCCGCGCCGAGCTCTACGCCGTGATCCGCCGGCTGGCCGACGAAGGCCTTGCCGTGCTGCTCGTCTCCAGCGAGGTGCCCGAAGTGCTGGGCCTCGCCGACCGGGTGCTGGTGCTCCGCGAGGGCCGCGTCGTGCATGCGGCGGGCGCCCGGGAGCTCGACGAGCACCGCGTACTCGACCTAGTGATGGAAGGGAGCCCGACGTCATGA
- a CDS encoding ROK family transcriptional regulator, producing the protein MTARPANAHQARLLRLLRDGGPNSRAQLGDQVDLSRSKLAVEVDRLLETGLVVADGLAASRGGRRSHNIRLAPQLRFLGVDIGATSVDVAVTNAELEVLGHLNHPMDVREGPVAIFEQVLSLAAKLRASGLAEGFDGAGIGVPGPVRFPEGVPVAPPIMPGWDGFPVREALSQELGCPVMVDNDVNLMAMGEQHAGVARSVGDFLCVKIGTGIGCGIVVGGEVHRGTTGSAGDIGHIQVEPEGRACACGNRGCLEAHFSGAALARDAEDAARAGQSAELAGRLEAAGRLTAADVAAAAAAGDATSLDLIREGGNRVGQVIAGLVSFFNPGLVVIGGGVTGLGHTLLASVRTQVYRQSLPLATGNLPIVLGELGPAAGVIGAARLISDHLFSPA; encoded by the coding sequence ATGACGGCACGACCCGCGAATGCGCATCAGGCGCGACTGCTCCGGCTGTTGCGCGACGGCGGGCCCAACTCAAGGGCACAGCTGGGGGATCAGGTAGATCTCTCCCGCTCCAAGCTCGCCGTCGAGGTCGACAGGCTGCTGGAGACCGGACTCGTCGTGGCCGACGGACTCGCCGCATCCCGCGGAGGACGTCGCTCGCACAACATCCGGCTCGCCCCGCAGCTGCGCTTCCTCGGCGTCGACATCGGTGCCACATCCGTCGATGTGGCCGTCACCAACGCCGAGTTGGAGGTCCTGGGTCACCTCAACCACCCCATGGACGTACGCGAAGGACCCGTCGCCATCTTCGAGCAGGTGCTGTCCCTGGCAGCCAAGCTCCGGGCCTCCGGGCTCGCCGAAGGATTCGACGGCGCGGGCATCGGCGTACCCGGACCGGTCCGCTTCCCCGAAGGGGTACCGGTCGCACCGCCGATCATGCCCGGCTGGGACGGCTTCCCGGTCCGCGAGGCGCTCAGCCAGGAACTGGGCTGCCCCGTCATGGTCGACAACGATGTGAACCTGATGGCGATGGGGGAGCAGCACGCGGGCGTCGCGCGCTCCGTGGGCGACTTCCTCTGCGTCAAGATCGGTACGGGTATCGGCTGCGGCATCGTCGTCGGCGGCGAGGTCCACCGCGGTACGACGGGCAGCGCCGGAGACATCGGCCACATCCAGGTCGAACCCGAAGGACGCGCCTGCGCCTGCGGCAACCGGGGCTGCCTGGAAGCCCACTTCAGCGGTGCCGCGCTCGCCCGTGACGCCGAGGACGCGGCGCGCGCCGGGCAGTCGGCGGAACTAGCGGGCCGGCTGGAGGCGGCCGGAAGGCTCACCGCCGCCGATGTGGCCGCCGCCGCGGCCGCCGGTGACGCGACCTCGCTCGACCTGATCCGCGAAGGCGGCAACCGGGTAGGCCAGGTCATCGCGGGACTCGTCAGCTTCTTCAATCCCGGACTGGTGGTGATCGGCGGCGGTGTGACCGGCCTCGGTCACACGCTCCTCGCCAGCGTCCGGACCCAGGTCTACCGGCAGTCGCTGCCGCTGGCCACCGGAAATCTTCCCATTGTGCTGGGCGAGTTGGGACCGGCCGCCGGAGTGATCGGCGCCGCCCGCCTCATCAGCGACCACCTGTTCTCACCGGCCTGA
- a CDS encoding DeoR/GlpR family DNA-binding transcription regulator translates to MGVANRLDLTLRLVQGSDRVSVSELSHRLGVSEMTVRRDLDALERQGLVRRVHGGAVATRAREEGAGFFAREPWQAATKDRLGAAVAAMVEPGSRVLLDAGTTTVHVAEHLAERAPLTVAVVSLQAAVRLADRPGIELLIIGGRSRPGEQSLVGPLALRTVEALAFDCFVMSIGGVHAEYGWSEFSLDDAAVKQAALAQSDRIIAVADATKLGVRAFSQVAAVGAVDVFVTDSAAEDAATHPNGPLTLSALRDAGVHTVLA, encoded by the coding sequence ATGGGTGTCGCCAATCGTCTGGACCTGACCCTGCGATTGGTGCAGGGCTCCGACCGGGTTTCCGTGTCGGAGCTCTCCCATCGCCTGGGGGTCTCCGAAATGACCGTCCGCCGGGATCTCGACGCACTGGAGCGGCAGGGGCTGGTGCGCAGGGTGCACGGCGGTGCGGTCGCCACGCGTGCACGGGAGGAGGGCGCGGGCTTCTTTGCCCGTGAGCCGTGGCAGGCCGCGACGAAGGACCGGCTCGGTGCGGCCGTGGCCGCGATGGTGGAGCCGGGATCGCGGGTGCTTCTCGACGCGGGCACCACCACCGTGCACGTCGCCGAGCACCTGGCCGAACGGGCGCCCCTGACGGTGGCGGTGGTCAGTCTTCAGGCCGCGGTCCGCCTGGCGGACCGGCCCGGGATCGAGCTGCTGATCATCGGCGGCCGGTCCCGCCCCGGTGAGCAGTCGCTGGTCGGCCCGCTGGCCCTGCGCACCGTCGAGGCGCTGGCCTTCGACTGCTTCGTCATGTCCATCGGCGGTGTGCACGCCGAGTACGGCTGGTCGGAGTTCTCACTGGACGACGCGGCCGTCAAGCAGGCCGCGCTGGCGCAATCGGACCGGATCATCGCCGTTGCCGACGCGACCAAACTCGGGGTGCGTGCGTTCAGCCAGGTCGCCGCCGTGGGCGCGGTGGACGTGTTCGTCACCGACAGCGCGGCCGAGGACGCCGCCACCCACCCCAATGGCCCGCTGACGCTGTCCGCCCTGCGCGATGCGGGCGTCCACACCGTCCTGGCCTGA
- a CDS encoding NUDIX domain-containing protein — translation MTAGLDTPDRRGRTGLDRHGRDLTGNPRVRISDVEVLSCDWYVLRRTTFDYQHSDGHWSREQRETYDRGDGATILLYHPGRRTVLLTRQFRLPAYVNGHHDGMLIETAAGLLDGDSPEEAIRREAVEETGHLVGTPERVFDVYMSPGSVTERLHFFAAPYRSAGGTAGAHGVAAEGEDIETVELPFEEALSMVRGGAIADAKTIMLLQWAALDGPFRHR, via the coding sequence ATGACCGCAGGCCTGGACACCCCCGACCGCCGCGGGCGCACCGGTCTGGACCGGCACGGCCGCGACCTGACCGGCAATCCGCGAGTGCGCATCAGTGACGTGGAGGTGCTGTCCTGCGATTGGTACGTCCTGCGCAGGACGACCTTCGACTATCAGCACAGCGACGGCCATTGGAGCCGGGAACAGCGCGAGACCTACGACCGGGGCGACGGCGCCACGATTCTGCTCTACCACCCTGGTCGTCGCACCGTTCTGCTGACCCGTCAGTTCCGGCTGCCCGCCTACGTCAACGGGCACCACGACGGGATGCTGATCGAGACCGCCGCCGGGCTGCTCGACGGCGACAGCCCCGAGGAGGCCATCCGCAGGGAAGCGGTCGAGGAGACCGGACACCTCGTCGGCACTCCCGAGCGCGTCTTCGACGTCTACATGAGTCCCGGCTCGGTCACCGAACGTCTGCACTTCTTCGCCGCCCCCTACCGTTCGGCGGGTGGCACCGCCGGCGCGCACGGGGTCGCGGCCGAGGGCGAGGACATCGAGACCGTGGAACTCCCCTTCGAGGAGGCTCTCTCCATGGTCCGCGGCGGGGCCATCGCCGACGCAAAGACCATCATGCTGCTCCAGTGGGCGGCCCTGGACGGCCCGTTCCGGCACCGCTGA